CGTCTTCACCATCATTCCCGCTGCCGCCTTCAAGAAGATGTCAGCCCATCTCGGAAATTCCATTGGTGATGTCTCCTGGCTCCTCCGTGTCTCTGCGTCCGCAGGCGACCGTGACGACGAATATCTCGGCCTTCCCCCTATCGCTGCAAACGAGCCCATCCTCGGCCTCATCTGGGAACAGATCGCTACCCTCCACACTGGATCCCTAGAGAACAGGTCCGACGCTGCCGCTTCACTCGTCTCCCTCGCTCGTGACAACGACAGATACGGTAAGCTCATAATCGAGGAAGGTGGGGTGGTGCCCCTCTTGAAGTTGGTAAAAGAAGGCAAATTGGAAGGCCAGGAGAACGCTGCCCGTGCCATTGGACTCCTCAGCCGCGACCCGGAGAGCGTTGAGCATATGATGCACGCTGGTGTCTGCTCAGTGTTTGCGAAAATCCTCAAAGAAGGTCACATGAAGGTTCAGGCCATGGTGGCCTGGGCAGTGTCTGAACTTGTTGCCCATCACCCCAAATGCCAGGATCTTTTCGCCCAGAACAATATAATTCGACTGCTCGTTAGCCATCTCGCCTTCGAGACCATTCAAGAACACAGTAAATATGCTGTGACCAGTAACAAACCTGTGTCCATGTCCATCCATTCGGTCCTAATGGCTAGTAATCATCCCAATCACCACGATAACAGCAGACCCCCCGCCTTGAACAATCACCAACCCAATGAAGACGAGAGTCAGATCCCTCACCCATTGAGTCGCCAACAGCCGAACCAGATGCATAATGTAATCACAAACACCATGGCTGCAAGAAAAGTATCGAAGCCACACCAACCGCAAGCTAACAATGCCAACAACAGTCACCAAACAAACCAAGTCAAAAGCTCAAAACAAGATCAccatcagcagcagcagcctCATCATCACCCTCAACACATCTCTCTGGCCGGGGGTAGCATTAAAGGAAGGGAATTTGAAGACCCAGCCACCAAGGACAATATGAAGGCCATGGCAGCCAAAGCCCTTTGGCACCTCGCCAAGGGAAATTCTGCCATTTGCCGGAGCATCACCGAGTCCAGAGCGCTCCTTTGCTTTGCGGTCCTCTTGGAGAAAGGCCCAGATGAGGTCCGATACAATTCAGCTATGGCGTTGATGGAGATTGCCGCTGTCGCCGAGCAAGACGCTGAACTTAGACGGTCTGCGTTCAAGCCCAATTCTCCTGCTGCCAAGGCCGTCTTCGACCAGTTACTGAGCATCGTAGAGAAGGCTGATTCGGACCTCCTTGTACCCTGCGTCCAGGCCATGGGCAACTTGGCAAGAACTTTCCGAGCAACCGAGACGAGGATCATTGGGCCACTCGTGCGATTGCTTGATGAAAAAGAAGGGGATATTTCCAGGGAGGCTGCCATTGCGCTCACTAAGTTTGCCTGCGATGAGAATTACCTAAATGTTGACCACTCTAAGGCCATAATCGACGAAGGAGGAGCGAAGCATCTAGTTCAGCTTGTGTATTTCAGCGAACAGATTGTGCAGATACCGGCATTGGTTCTGTTATCCTACATTGCGTTGAATGTACCAGACAGCGAGGCACTTGCGCAAGCGGAAGTCCTTACAGTGCTCGAATGGGCGTCGAAGCAGGGGTACATGATGCAAGATCCCATTGTTGACACGTTATTGCCAGAGGCCAAAGGTAGGTTGGAGCTCTACCAATCCAGAGGTTCAAGGGGATTCCATTGATTCAATGTGCAGAAAGTACAAGACTgcaatttttgtcttttttgtcACTTTGTCACTTCTCATGGAATGTAAATCCATTTAGGTTTTCTGGGTCGTCAGAAAAAACCCCATGAGATCAAAGTTTCATATTCATCTTTTAGGTTTCTGGTGTGTTATACATTTAGATTTCTGGAACGTCTGCTTGGGTGTTTGTGGATGAGGCATGGTGATGGTTTGACTTGATCTATACTAGAACCGATGAGGAAGTGGAGGTGGAAGGGGTCTCCATCTCTGTGGTTTGATAGTATACGCAATGATTTTTACTTCCTTGCTCATGTCATGGTTGAACGAGTCTGGAAAGCTTCGAGCAAGGAAAGAATAAAGTCTGTAGAAGGGTCCCTGTAAGAGGGgagatctttattttttttggtagaatgtaagaggggtttttttggtagaatgtaAGAGGGgagatctttattttttttggtagaatgtaagaggggtttttttggtagaatgtaAGAGGGGAGATCACATGAAGGGGAAGGGTGCCATAGCTTTCTAGAACGAGAATGGAATGGAATAGCATTTTGATCGATATTTAGATCCTGGTTAGATAAAAAATGAAGGGCAAAGATGAGGCTTGGTTTTGACTCATAGCTTATATAGTTTGACCTCCTACGCACTTGTGAACCTTGTTCTGGTCATGACTCATAAGTGCAATAATCTTAGTTGTAGATTCGTCAGATTCGCCCAGATTGTGTGGAACAAGTATTTATACGAGGGAATCAATTGTGCAATGTTTGATTCATGACTccactgaaaataaaaaccaattaaaagaagCGAGAGATTAAATGgagtccaagtgtggatcaaacaccaaaattCTACCTGATCCAGACTTGATTGGATTGACATTGGTAGATGACAATATTGATAATCGAACAATCCCAAATCACTGGAGCGGAACAGGCCAAgggtaaaaaaggaaaaaaaatcaaatttctaaGAGGAAAACAAGGGTAAATCTGTCTGATCTAGCCTGATTCAATGCGATCTAAACCGATACAGCTGAGATCAATCCCAATCCTGATACCATTTACTAATACCATGGTAATCCGTGGCCATTTCATCCCTTGAAGACAATGATGGTTTTTGCCATACGGTTCAATCCAGGGTATGTGacgaaaacaaaaaaatttcaacaccCAAGGGTTACAAGAAAAGTGTAGCCATCAATGGTGATAATCATGCAATGTTCTGCGACACCCTCCTAATGCCTTCTGAAAGCCTAAAGCTCTGTATGTTTGAcaaagaaaagtgaaaaaaaggtcaaaaagaatgaaaattttatacttATTATTCACAATCTATCACAAATATGAGTTAAATATGGCACTTAATTTTTTCTATTCCACTCACTTCTAAGTTGTTTTGTGTCTCCCTATCCCTCTTCCTATTTCTTCTAATAAAATTTCATCCCTCCAATTTCATTTTCCCATTGAATTCCATCCCaccttcatttcttctctttcccataAAACTTCATCCCACTAAAAACAACATATTCCATTATTACATTTCCTTTCACTTCCTTGTCAATCTAACCCACATGTGAGACCCACCCTTACAAATTTCCTACCCCTTTTTATCCTTCAAGCCAACGGGGCCTAAgttaaaatgatcaaaatcaaCAAGAACTTTAATTCactattaaaaggaaaattattattattattgtgtatCATCATTTGCACCTTCAGGGGACAGATAACCCGCCAAAAAGTGCCCGAATCATCATGAATAACAACTGCAATTGAACGTCTTCCAAGATTTGGATTAAAGGTTGCATATCTACAGAGCTTGAAGATGCCGCTTAAAGGTTTTTCCAATGTTGTTGGGCTTCTCACAGATTGGTTATGCTGTTGGCAAGTCTCAGAACCAGTAAACAAGTTAGCATCTTCATACTCATGAAGGTGGATGAGAGCTCATTCCATCATTAGTTGAGGAGAATCCTTTGCACCTTTGAATATGAATGCATCAAACAGACAATCAACAAACATACTCCATTACTTCAAGGTAAGTAAAGTGAAATTGATTTAATAGAgctgtttggttggatgtaaaatttgaaaaatttgtAATCTATCCCACTTTTTACCAACTTGTAAACAACTAGCCCATCCCCATTTTCTGTAGCATAGTTAACCTATCAATATCAACGCGGGAATCTCTGAAACAGTCGACGACTTACATGGATATTGCTAGCTTCCTCAAATGCAGTAGAAATAGTTTATTCAGATGCGATAGATGAAGGTTGAAACGATGTCTACACaggaggggggaaaaaaaggaaataaggaTCCATCTTGTACTGACATTTTATAGCCTCGAACCCAACAGCTTCAACAAACATAGCTCCTAACGGCGAAAAGCCTTCTACTTAGTGCATCAGCAACAAAGAAGCTGGTCTGGAAAAACCTTTTGTATAAGGTTCAAAATGGTGAATGAGGTAGAGTAGACCAATGATCCTGTAGTCATTTGGCCGGCAATTGACAGGAACCTAATAGAGAGGAATTTGGATGTGGTGTACCCAATTGGCTCTATCTATATTCCATACAAGATTGAATCAGTTTGCAAAGTGGTCTGGCATTTGTCCTTGTCCATAATAAGCTAGCCAAAATTAACATTCTTTCAGATTATCAAGTGAAATACCAAACAGCACCCAACAATTAGTCACTTGCGTGATCAGAATCACATTAATGACTTGATTTTGGGCACATGAATCAGTGGATTTGTGACCTCCATCAGGTGATGCTTCAATATACACAACATAGATCATAAGGCACAGTTACTAGTCAAGCTATAGGTTCTGGCATATCTAGCTTAGAAATTGATACAAGTGCAATTGTCTTCACTTGTAAGTTTAAAGCCTTGGAATCTTGGGAAGTTTCAACTATTCTGAAAATGTAAGCAACACTGTCCTGTAAACTACCATTAGGAAACTTAGACCTAATTTTATTCCCCTCCACACTCCCTCCCCAACCCCCACCGCcaaaaacagaagagaaaagaatGTGGTGATATATTAAATATGCACAAGAAAGTGGGAAAGATGAAAGAAACAGGGGAACATATTCAAAACAGATTGAATATACTCATACATAATACCCGAGGAAATATCCAAAGCGAATCAAAAGATGAAATGACAATGGAAATAATTCTAGGCAATCATGGATCAAGTAGCCTTGAACTCAGGATTCAATAAAGGTGTGGAAGGTTCTGCATGTAAAACTTCAAATGGTAAATTTTCTTAGAGCTAGCAAGCAATACTAGTAAACTTCTCTCACCGTTGTCAAGTAATATCTAATAAACAAACAAACCGCACATaacacaaaaagagaaaaaaaatctatttaccAAACAAGTTTATTACTCtttcaattttcttccattaaaAGCTTTTGGTATTCATCAATTTGCTCTGCCTTAAAATATCTGAAATCAAATAAGATGTTTCATAATTCCACTATTTTCAGAAAATTAAACTCAATTAATGCATAAGCTCATGAGCTCATATAATAATACATGCCTAATTGAAGCCACTTGCTTTTTCAAGTCAATTCATGTGCAGAGTCTTATCATTTTCATTTCTCAAGTGCTCTATCAGCTCATCAAATACCAAGCATTGGAGCTATAAGAAAGCTAGATTATCTACCTCAGCAGTCTACAGACACACAGAGCCTTCAAATCCCCAACATGAGAATCCACATTGACTTAACATAATAGGTATATCAGAACATCAGACTTGCATAATTTATATTAAAACTTTTGCCCTCCTGGGGGCTGAAGTTCCCAACAATTAACCCACAATAACAACATACTCTCAGAATTACATACAAGCAATATGGTTTGTAAGTTTTATTCATATCATGACTGAACTACTACATTTCAGATTTCCTGTCTAAACATGGAAAGTAATGAAAGTAAATcattatttattgtttttgcATAAAGTGTTTCACCCAAGTCGGGCAAAAAAATAATTCCTTTTCTGAGTGATTAAACATATAAAAGCCTGAAAAACCTTCAGTTTGGTGTAATTAGCAAAAGCACCTCCATCTGCATCAGTGTAACCATCAAAGCCAATGATTGTTCCTCCTGAAAATTTGCTTAAATAGagaaaacataataataatgataaaagaAAGGGAGCGAGGGAGCGAGGAAGCGCGGAAGAGAGGGCGCAACCTTGATTCAATTCGAAGTGAAGAAAATAggtaaaatataattaataataatttccttCAGTAGGGGCAAGAACAAAGTTATAATAATTCACTTATAGTCACAGAATGAATTTTGGAAAACATTCCAAACTTCTGTCTAGTTTGAGTATTAATTATTGGGGAAAAGAACGCTCCCTGGTCGCACACCCCTACGCCAGTGCGGGGGCCAATGAGGGGCACACATGGGCAGCAACAAGGGTCTGTTTTTTAGGTTTCACAGGGGTAGGGGCATCATTTCTCCACCCTCTGTGTCTGGGCACAGGGACTGCACGACCGGGGAGCATTCATTTCCCCTAAtgtattataatttatttaCCAACTACTCAGAAGATTGAAGTTCCTTTATAATTTAAATGGGGGGAAAACAAG
This genomic stretch from Macadamia integrifolia cultivar HAES 741 chromosome 2, SCU_Mint_v3, whole genome shotgun sequence harbors:
- the LOC122072064 gene encoding uncharacterized protein LOC122072064 gives rise to the protein MTDLVKQILVKPIQLADQVTKAADDAHSFKQECAELKSKTEKLAALLRQAARASNDLYERPTRRIIDDTEQVLDKALALVFKCRANGIMKRVFTIIPAAAFKKMSAHLGNSIGDVSWLLRVSASAGDRDDEYLGLPPIAANEPILGLIWEQIATLHTGSLENRSDAAASLVSLARDNDRYGKLIIEEGGVVPLLKLVKEGKLEGQENAARAIGLLSRDPESVEHMMHAGVCSVFAKILKEGHMKVQAMVAWAVSELVAHHPKCQDLFAQNNIIRLLVSHLAFETIQEHSKYAVTSNKPVSMSIHSVLMASNHPNHHDNSRPPALNNHQPNEDESQIPHPLSRQQPNQMHNVITNTMAARKVSKPHQPQANNANNSHQTNQVKSSKQDHHQQQQPHHHPQHISLAGGSIKGREFEDPATKDNMKAMAAKALWHLAKGNSAICRSITESRALLCFAVLLEKGPDEVRYNSAMALMEIAAVAEQDAELRRSAFKPNSPAAKAVFDQLLSIVEKADSDLLVPCVQAMGNLARTFRATETRIIGPLVRLLDEKEGDISREAAIALTKFACDENYLNVDHSKAIIDEGGAKHLVQLVYFSEQIVQIPALVLLSYIALNVPDSEALAQAEVLTVLEWASKQGYMMQDPIVDTLLPEAKGRLELYQSRGSRGFH